A genomic region of Plasmodium falciparum 3D7 genome assembly, chromosome: 11 contains the following coding sequences:
- a CDS encoding GTPase-activating protein, putative, giving the protein MRINFFKEKNKIRLNKNLDFDSDIAISNANNESNNYLTANSDNEYDHYGFEKNKEYTQENNDDNKRNLEKYKKKIERRWQLYFTFKRDIKKSYYLKSLIRKGIPDKLRPDIWPYLLDSMVLCLKYPTIYEKCLNSELESKVLSQIDLDIIRTFPHNKNYRLNSPGLVQLKNVLRAFAVYKPKINYCQSMNFIAAITLIFLKEELAFWSIVQLIDSDYSHEKINISDYYNNEMRGLRRDIIVIEELIRVKLPDVHLRLKEFDVDLSWICSEWLLCLFCTTFPITTTLRIWDCLFYEGDKIIFRITLALFKLNQQKLCELNSLESILLLFKETTKNMFECDKLMYIAFNEIGVLKKKTIRKLRLKAEDIIKNAVP; this is encoded by the exons atgagaataaatttctttaaagaaaaaaataagatacGATTAAATAAGAACCTCGATTTTGATTCAGATATAGCTATATCTAATGCGAACAATGAATCAAACAATTATTTAACAGCCAATAGTG ataATGAATATGATCATTATGgctttgaaaaaaataaagaatatacacaagaaaataatgatgataataagagAAACTTAGAAAAGTACAAAAAGAAGATTGAAAGGAG ATGGCAactatattttacatttaaaagagatataaaaaaaagttattatttaaaatcaTTAATAAGAAAAGGAATACCCGATAAATTaag ACCAGACATATGGCCATATTTATTGGACAGCATGGTGTTATGTTTAAAATATCCTACCATTTATGAAAA ATGTTTAAATAGTGAACTAGAATCCAAGGTCTTAAGTCAAATTGACTTGGACATTATACGAACCTTTcctcataataaaaat TATCGATTAAATTCACCAGGATTGGTTCAATTAAAGAATGTATTACGAGCTTTCGCCGTTTATAAGccaaaaataaattattgtcAG AGTATGAATTTTATTGCTGCAATtactttaatatttttaaaagaagaaCTAGCATTTTGGTCGATAGTGCAATTAATTGATTCAGATTATTcacatgaaaaaataaatattagtG attattataataatgaaatgagAGGATTACGTAGAGATATAATTGTGATAGAAGAATTAATAAGGGTGAAATTGCCTGATGTCCATTTACGTCTAAA AGAATTTGATGTTGATCTTTCGTGGATATGCTCAGAATGGCTCTTGTGTCTATTTTGTACAACCTTTCCG aTTACTACTACATTACGTATATGGGACTGCTTATTTTATGAGGgagataaaataatttttagaaTAACCTTAGCCCTTTTTAAATTGAATCAACAAAAATTGTGCGAACTTAATTCTTTAGAAtctattcttttattatttaaagaaactacaaaaaatatg ttTGAATGTGATAAATTAATGTATATTGCGTTTAACGAAATTGGCGtcttaaaaaagaaaaccaTAAGAAAGCTAAGATTAAAAGCGGaggatattattaaaaatgccGTACcgtaa
- a CDS encoding dynein light chain Tctex-type, putative — translation MESNPKNNVKSSEENETEKNNKEENKIDMEGFQFFANICEDKLKVLLENFFSNKKYEKLQYVEEKIVMSSPEIQDADNDSSNENDTNSCVQNKVIRSNYDKIVLKLVDDVEQFMKPYVNDRYKIIVQGIIGENKKQGIHIASKSLWNVETDNYVSVKYVNDYIFVTVMVFLLYNE, via the exons aTGGAAAGTAACCCTAAGAATAATGTAAAGAGTtctgaagaaaatgaaactgaaaaaaataacaaagaagaaaataaaatagatatGGAAGGATTTCAATTCTTTGCAAATATTTGTGAAGACAAATTAAAAGTATTATTAGAAAactttttttctaataaaaaatatgaaaaactACAATACGTTGAAGAAAAGATTGTTATGTCTTCACCTGAAATCCAGGATGCCGATAATGATTCATCGAATGAAAATGATACGAATTCATGTGTTCAGAATAAGGTTATTAGAAGTAATTACGATAAAATCGTATTAAAGCTTGTTGATGACGTGGAGCAATTTATGAAACCTTATGTCAATGATAGATACAAAATTATTGTACAAGGTATAATAGGAGAAAACAAAAAGCAAGGG aTACATATTGCATCCAAGTCTCTTTGGAACGTAGAAACCGATAATTATGTATCtgtaaaatatgtaaatgattatatatttgtcacAGTTATGGTCTTCCTATTATATAAcgaataa
- a CDS encoding rhomboid protease ROM1 yields the protein MSNIHTLAEYRDDYAENTPFNRTPDYYQSQSSFVQRSKPIDLLNLIFPHFTWKSFMVVISIIQLIVFIISVSIKPADFLTPSDSLLVTLGANVASRIKQGEIHRLILPIFLHANIFHAIFNIFFQLRMGFTLEKNYGIMKIIILYFVTGMYGNILSSSITYCPIKVGASTSGMGLVGIVTSELILLWHIIRHRERVVFNIIFFSLISFFYYFTFNGSNIDHVGHLGGLISGISLGILYNEHMDNKPRWYNHLKIGSYISLVLLAIIPTVVLFTIPRTC from the exons ATGAGTAATATTCATACGCTAGCAGAGTATCGAGATGATTATGCCGAAAATACACCCTTCAACAGAA cGCCAGATTATTATCAGTCTCAGAGTAGTTTTGTTCAAAGGTCTAAACCAATTGATTTATTGAACCTTATATTTCCCCACTTTACATGGAAAAGTTTTATGGTCGTTATTTCTATTATACAGTTGATTGTTTTTATCATATCAGTGAGTATAAAACCAGCAGACTTCCTTACCCCTTCAG ATAGCTTATTAGTAACCCTTGGTGCGAATGTTGCGTCGAGAATAAAACAGGGAGAAATTCACAGATTGATTTTACCCATATTTTTACATGCAAATATATTCCATgcaatttttaatattttttttcaattaagAATGGGATTTACATTAGAAAAGAATTATGGTATTATGAAGATTATCATACTTTATTTTGTTACCGGTATGTATGGAAATATTTTATCCTCCTCCATAACATATTGTCCAATAAAAGTAGGGGCAAGTACATCAGGTATGGGGTTAGTTGGAATAGTAACATctgaattaattttattgtgGCATATAATTAGACATAGAGAAAGAgttgtttttaatataatatttttttctttaatatcttttttttattacttcaCTTTTAATGGTTCTAATATTGACCACGTTGGTCATTTAGGAGGCTTAATATCGG GCATATCCCTCGGAATATTATACAATGAACATATGGATAACAAACCTAGATGGTATAACCATTTAAAAATAGgttcatatatttcattagTTCTTTTGGCTATTATACCAACCGTCGTTTTATTTACAATACCTCGTACATGTTAA
- a CDS encoding RAP protein, putative produces the protein MLYLYTKQIWTKWLNYECLNYSKKYLKDVRLLYGFKGNHTCYFSITDKSNMNDKSNNIYVNSKNNNCNNVEENHYIKEYDDKTRSIIDHLKNKYDITSNSLNFDIKKTKGEKENVFDIGYTWSTFFKCEKSLYNVISKYVSTDVMDNYLHSYLNYNEEDRYLKDCYKEDILSDNINIDNIEKRVNNILIYITSFYYKNIRDYNMISILSDKLIDLCKKIDSINYKNSKLIFNICNVYNKVMALNDELFFILFNILNKIYVQDNKNKSIVMKDKEVLLILKTLYNQNYKNHIIVDTIISYIKYGSNLNSDIIVDTFYYLTLLSRIDHELFKKIHTYIYNNISDDEKMNSFFSSLNKTKFVELEKENVSSTIDNYKMNTEIVQNISFKINITPIKCIKLLYSYIVLDDENFLNFYIIEKLLVTLCDSLKDNDIIFNDEKECYNKKKIHEMICIIRTYLRYKKPFFYNYLPKNVKRKLKEMYIYDIGERKIKEKNFNEKVSYHLKKLRIPHIQNVIKGGILFDILEKDKKLVWLCLSYHHYYVRTIDLTVEKLLQINLIKAMNYKISKIHYYQFSRMKAKKTRFEYIRMCRYYSLRDRRNYDDELEGWNLPYINWYHKKNKNVHISNYFYNYTPISQVEY, from the coding sequence atgctatatttatatacaaagCAGATTTGGACGAAATGGCTCAATTATGAGTGCTTAAATTATAgtaagaaatatttaaaggATGTGAGGTTACTGTATGGCTTCAAAGGTAACCATACATGCTATTTTTCAATCACCGATAAAagtaatatgaatgataagagtaataatatatatgttaatagtaaaaataataattgtaataatgTTGAAGAGAaccattatataaaagaatatgatgataaaacaAGATCAATTATTGATCATCTGAAGAATAAATACGATATAACTTCTAACTCTTTAAATTTtgacataaaaaaaacaaaaggagaaaaagaaaatgtgtTCGATATAGGATATACGTGGAGCACTTTTTTCAAATGTGAAAAAAGTTTGTATAATGTTATTAGTAAATATGTAAGTACAGATGTAATGGATAATTATCTGCATTcgtatttaaattataatgaagaagataGATACTTAAAAGATTGTTATAAAGAAGATATTCTTtctgataatataaatattgataatatagAGAAAAGAGTAAAcaatatacttatatatattacatccttttattataagaatattcgagattataatatgatatccATATTGAGTGATAAATTAATAGATTTATGTAAAAAGATTGATTCTATTAATTATAAGAATAGTAagttaatatttaatatttgtaatGTGTATAATAAAGTGATGGCATTAAACGATGAGTTGTTTTTCatcctttttaatatattaaataaaatatatgtacaagataataaaaataaatctatTGTAATGAAAGATAAAGAAGttttgttaatattaaaaacattatacaatcaaaattataaaaatcatataatagTAGATACGATAATtagttatataaaatatggatCTAACTTGAATTCTGATATAATTGTTgatactttttattatttaacttTACTTTCAAGAATAGACCATGAATTATTTAAGAAgattcatacatatatatataataatatatcagaTGACGAAAAAATGAATTCCTTCTTTTCATCTTTgaacaaaacaaaatttgTAGAActagaaaaagaaaacgtTAGTAGTACTATTGATAATTATAAGATGAATACAGAGATAGttcaaaatatttcttttaaaataaatataacgccaataaaatgtatcaaattattatattcttatatagttttggatgatgaaaatttcctaaacttttatattatagagAAATTATTAGTAACATTGTGTGATAGTTTAAAGgataatgatattatatttaatgatgaaaaagagtgttataacaaaaaaaaaatacatgaaATGATATGTATTATAAGAACATATTTACGATATAAAaaaccttttttttataattatttaccaaaaaatgtaaaaagaaaattaaaagaaatgtatatatatgatataggagaaagaaaaattaaagaaaaaaattttaatgaaaaagtatcttatcatttaaaaaagTTAAGAATTCCACATATACAAAATGTAATTAAAGGTggtatattatttgatatattagaaaaggataaaaaatTAGTTTGGTTATGTTTATCATaccatcattattatgttaGAACAATTGATTTAACAGTAGAAAAgttattacaaataaatttaataaaagctATGAACtataaaatatcaaaaattcattattatcaatttTCAAGAATGAAAGCTAAAAAAACCAGATTTGAATATATCCGAATGTGTAGATATTATTCATTAAGAGATAGAAGAAACTATGATGACGAATTAGAAGGATGGAATTTACCATATATTAATTGGtaccataaaaaaaataaaaatgttcatatatctaattatttttataattatacacCCATATCACAAGTTGAatattga
- a CDS encoding rhomboid protease ROM1, which translates to MSNIHTLAEYRDDYAENTPFNRNYYQSQSSFVQRSKPIDLLNLIFPHFTWKSFMVVISIIQLIVFIISVSIKPADFLTPSDSLLVTLGANVASRIKQGEIHRLILPIFLHANIFHAIFNIFFQLRMGFTLEKNYGIMKIIILYFVTGMYGNILSSSITYCPIKVGASTSGMGLVGIVTSELILLWHIIRHRERVVFNIIFFSLISFFYYFTFNGSNIDHVGHLGGLISGISLGILYNEHMDNKPRWYNHLKIGSYISLVLLAIIPTVVLFTIPRTC; encoded by the exons ATGAGTAATATTCATACGCTAGCAGAGTATCGAGATGATTATGCCGAAAATACACCCTTCAACAGAA ATTATTATCAGTCTCAGAGTAGTTTTGTTCAAAGGTCTAAACCAATTGATTTATTGAACCTTATATTTCCCCACTTTACATGGAAAAGTTTTATGGTCGTTATTTCTATTATACAGTTGATTGTTTTTATCATATCAGTGAGTATAAAACCAGCAGACTTCCTTACCCCTTCAG ATAGCTTATTAGTAACCCTTGGTGCGAATGTTGCGTCGAGAATAAAACAGGGAGAAATTCACAGATTGATTTTACCCATATTTTTACATGCAAATATATTCCATgcaatttttaatattttttttcaattaagAATGGGATTTACATTAGAAAAGAATTATGGTATTATGAAGATTATCATACTTTATTTTGTTACCGGTATGTATGGAAATATTTTATCCTCCTCCATAACATATTGTCCAATAAAAGTAGGGGCAAGTACATCAGGTATGGGGTTAGTTGGAATAGTAACATctgaattaattttattgtgGCATATAATTAGACATAGAGAAAGAgttgtttttaatataatatttttttctttaatatcttttttttattacttcaCTTTTAATGGTTCTAATATTGACCACGTTGGTCATTTAGGAGGCTTAATATCGG GCATATCCCTCGGAATATTATACAATGAACATATGGATAACAAACCTAGATGGTATAACCATTTAAAAATAGgttcatatatttcattagTTCTTTTGGCTATTATACCAACCGTCGTTTTATTTACAATACCTCGTACATGTTAA
- a CDS encoding glyoxalase I — protein MAQEISNLVKKYNVTWQQTMLRIYDPKETVEFYEKNFGMINIHTYHFNEYNFSLYFLITPPYDEEERKKLPEPNTKESEKYLWNLNTVCLELTYNHNSQEKLSNGNNENDRGFGHIAFNCNDVIEQCDNLFKKNVKFHKLPHETKMKTIGFALDPNNYWIEIVKRSNQVKWKNYKNITNFSQTMIRVKNPEKSLYFYIHILGMKLIHVKHCSDFSLYFLKSNYACAENNKEMIEDQSNKNTNEIYDFNSLKNSYQTDEDYENFKQSWEPVLELTHNHGTEDDDNFSYHNGNTEPRGFGHIGFLVNDLENYCKELETLNVTFKKKVTEGLMKNIAFIYDPDNYVIELIQRDTSFIAK, from the coding sequence atGGCACAAGAAATATCAAATTTAGTAAAGAAGTACAATGTTACGTGGCAACAAACAATGTTGCGTATATATGACCCTAAAGAAACTGTTGAATTCTACGAAAAAAATTTTGGtatgataaatattcatACGTATCATTTTAATGAGTATAACTTTTCTCTTTATTTCTTGATCACTCCTCcatatgatgaagaagaaagaaagaaattaCCTGAACCAAACACGAAAGAAtctgaaaaatatttatggaATTTGAATACAGTTTGCTTGGAACTtacatataatcataatagtcaagaaaaattaagtaacggaaataatgaaaatgatagAGGATTTGGACATATTGCATTTAATTGTAATGATGTTATTGAACAGTgtgataatttatttaaaaaaaatgtaaagttTCATAAATTACCACATGAAACCAAAATGAAAACTATTGGATTTGCTTTAGATCCTAATAATTATTGGATTGAAATTGTAAAAAGATCCAATCAAGTTAAAtggaaaaattataaaaatattacaaactTTTCTCAAACAATGATTAGGGTTAAGAACCCTGAAAaaagtttatatttttatatacatattttaggTATGAAATTGATACATGTAAAACATTGTAGCGATTTCtctttatatttcttaaaatcCAATTATGCATGTGcagaaaataataaggaaATGATAGAAGATCAATCAAATAAGAatacaaatgaaatatatgattttaaTTCTTTGAAAAATTCATATCAAACAGATGAAgattatgaaaattttaaacAATCATGGGAACCCGTTCTAGAATTAACACACAATCATGGTACAGAAGACGatgataatttttcatatcatAATGGAAATACAGAGCCAAGAGGTTTTGGACATATTGGATTTTTAGTAAACGACTTAGAGAATTATTGTAAAGAATTAGAAACTTTGAATgttacatttaaaaaaaaagtaactGAAGgattaatgaaaaatattgcTTTTATATACGATCCTGATAATTATGTCATAGAGCTTATACAACGGGACACTTCATTTATtgcaaaataa
- a CDS encoding mitogen-activated protein kinase 2 — MLKKKKDYENADLEDCNTKEIKGYSKVGSEKNIKKKMTSIKESSSRDEEEEDANVNKNIKKFKEGNKKDNISKNCNIVEKKNNKSKEEKINIKEAIIKNVKVPDNYEIKHLIGRGSYGYVYLAYDKNANKNVAIKKVNRMFEDLIDCKRILREITILNRLKSDYIIRLHDLIIPEDLLKFDELYIVLEIADSDLKKLFKTPIFLTEQHVKTILYNLLLGEKFIHESGIIHRDLKPANCLLNQDCSVKICDFGLARTINSDKDIHIVNDLEEKEENEEPGPHNKNLKKQLTSHVVTRWYRAPELILLQENYTNSIDIWSTGCIFAELLNMMKSHINNPTNRFPLFPGSSCFPLSPDHNSKKVHEKSNRDQLNIIFNVIGTPPEEDLKCITKQEVIKYIKLFPTRDGIDLSKKYSSISKEGIDLLESMLRFNAQKRITIDKALSHPYLKDVRKENLENFSTEKIILPFDDWMVLSETQLRYIFLKEIQSFHADLIIPAKLNIHQKSFYNM, encoded by the coding sequence atgttaaaaaaaaaaaaggattacGAAAATGCTGATTTAGAGGATTGCAATACCAAAGAGATAAAGGGATATTCAAAAGTAGGGAgcgaaaaaaatataaaaaaaaaaatgacttCTATAAAAGAGTCTAGTAGTAGggatgaagaagaagaagatgctaatgtaaataaaaatattaaaaaatttaaagaaGGCAATAAAAAAGacaatatttcaaaaaattgtaatattgtagaaaagaaaaataataaaagcaaagaagagaaaataaatatcaaaGAAgctattattaaaaatgtaaaggTACCAGATAATTACGAAATAAAACATTTGATTGGTAGAGGATCCTATGGATATGTATATTTAgcttatgataaaaatgcaAATAAAAATGTGGCTATAAAGAAGGTTAATAGAATGTTTGAAGATTTAATAGATTGTAAAAGAATATTAAGAGAAATAACAATATTGAATAGATTAAAGAGtgattatattataagatTACATGATTTAATTATTCCTgaagatttattaaaatttgatgagttatatatagtattagAAATTGCAGATTCTGatttaaagaaattatttaaaacacCAATATTTTTAACAGAACAACATGtaaaaacaatattatataatttattactaGGAGAAAAATTTATTCACGAATCAGGTATAATACACAGAGATTTAAAGCCAGCTAATTGTTTATTAAATCAAGATTGTTCAGTAAAGATATGTGACTTTGGTTTAGCTAGAACAATTAATTCAGATAAAGATATTCATATTGTTAATGAtttagaagaaaaagaagaaaatgaagaaccAGGTccacataataaaaatttaaaaaaacaattaacTAGTCATGTAGTTACTAGGTGGTATAGGGCACCAGagcttatattattacaagaGAATTATACAAATTCTATAGATATATGGTCGACTGGTTGTATATTTGCTGAACTATTAAATATGATGAAGagtcatataaataatccaACTAATAGATTTCCCTTATTTCCTGGATCTTCTTGTTTTCCTTTATCACCTGAtcataattcaaaaaaagtTCATGAAAAAAGTAACAGGGatcaattaaatataatatttaatgtaATAGGTACACCACCAGAAGAAGATTTAAAATGTATAACAAAACAAGaagttattaaatatattaaattatttcctACAAGGGATGGTATAGATTtaagtaaaaaatattcatctaTATCTAAAGAAGGTATAGATTTATTAGAATCCATGTTACGATTTAATGCTCAAAAAAGAATAACTATTGATAAGGCTTTATCACACCCTTATCTTAAGGAtgtaagaaaagaaaatttagAAAATTTCTCAAccgaaaaaataatacttcCATTTGATGATTGGATGGTTCTATCAGAAACACAACTtagatatattttcttaaagGAAATTCAATCATTTCATGCTGATTTAATTATACCTGCAAAGTTAAATATACATCAAAAAAGTTTCTACAATATGTAA